From a single Desulfomonilia bacterium genomic region:
- the atpG gene encoding ATP synthase F1 subunit gamma: MPNLKDLKNRINSVKKTEQITKAMRMVAAAKLRRAQTDIITARPYAIKMNEVLVSLVSRITPDAHPLLKVREPKKGVVVVIASDRGLCGAFNQNVFRKAEAYVKQNKNRLEQISLVLIGKKSLDFYKRKNVDIRKSYIIGKPSFSLAAEICEDLINGYIKSEYDELTIIFNEFKSAMTQILHVDQVLPIEPIEADENSRLEYIFEPSEDLLLETLLPMSLKVFFYRALLESAASEHGARMTAMESASGNASEVIGKLTIKYNRQRQAAITTELVEVVGGAEALKG; encoded by the coding sequence ATGCCTAATTTAAAAGACCTCAAGAACAGGATTAATTCTGTCAAGAAGACAGAACAGATAACAAAAGCAATGAGAATGGTTGCTGCAGCAAAATTAAGACGTGCTCAGACAGATATAATTACAGCCAGACCATATGCTATCAAAATGAATGAGGTCCTCGTTTCTCTTGTTTCCCGAATAACCCCTGATGCACATCCTTTGCTTAAAGTTAGGGAACCAAAGAAGGGCGTTGTTGTCGTAATTGCCTCTGACAGAGGATTATGCGGGGCGTTTAATCAAAATGTATTCAGGAAAGCTGAAGCATATGTGAAACAGAATAAAAATCGTCTCGAACAGATATCACTTGTGCTCATAGGCAAGAAAAGTCTTGATTTCTACAAACGTAAGAATGTCGATATCCGGAAATCTTATATTATTGGAAAACCGAGTTTCAGTCTGGCTGCTGAGATTTGTGAAGATCTGATTAACGGATATATCAAGTCAGAATACGATGAGCTGACGATAATATTCAACGAATTCAAGAGTGCGATGACTCAAATATTGCATGTTGATCAGGTTCTTCCAATTGAACCGATTGAAGCAGATGAAAACTCAAGGTTGGAATATATTTTTGAACCTTCTGAGGATTTACTGCTTGAAACATTGTTGCCAATGAGCCTTAAGGTTTTTTTCTATAGGGCCCTGCTTGAATCAGCTGCGTCAGAACACGGGGCCAGGATGACAGCAATGGAAAGCGCATCGGGAAATGCCAGTGAAGTTATCGGAAAACTGACAATCAAATATAACAGACAAAGACAGGCAGCTATTACTACCGAACTTGTCGAAGTTGTCGGTGGTGCAGAGGCGTTAAAAGGATAG
- the atpA gene encoding F0F1 ATP synthase subunit alpha yields MQIRAEEISSIIKDQIKGYNKEIDVAETGTILSIGDGIARVYGLRNVMSSELIEFPHNVMGMALNLEEDNVGCVLFGECIGIKEGDQVKRTKRIVQIPVGEGMLGRVVNAIGEPIDGKGPIAASEYKVVDVKAPGIVKRQPVKEPLQTGLKSIDAMTPVGRGQRELIIGDRQTGKTAVAIDTIINQKGNGVICIYVATGQKQSTVAQVVGTLEQYGAMDYTIVVAATASDPAPLQYISPYSGAAIGEFYRDKGQHALCIYDDLTKQAQAYRQLSLLLRRPPGREAFPGDVFYLHSRLLERAAKLSEDMGGGSLTALPIVETQAGDVSAYIPTNVISITDGQIFLDTDLFYSGFRPAINVGISVSRVGGNAQIKAMKKVAGSLRIDLAQYRELAAFAQFGSDLDKATQAQLNRGARLMEMLKQPQYKPLAAEKQVAIIYAGTNGHLDEYPIDAINSFEEQYLEFLENKHPKILKTIRETGQMDSETEKLLKDAIAEFKKVFTVTAEG; encoded by the coding sequence ATGCAGATCAGGGCGGAAGAGATTAGCAGTATTATCAAGGATCAGATTAAAGGTTATAACAAGGAGATCGACGTCGCTGAAACAGGAACAATTCTCTCCATAGGTGATGGTATTGCCCGTGTCTATGGACTTAGAAACGTAATGTCCAGCGAATTGATCGAATTTCCTCATAACGTTATGGGAATGGCGCTTAATCTTGAAGAAGATAATGTCGGTTGCGTTCTTTTTGGTGAATGTATCGGCATTAAAGAAGGTGATCAGGTAAAAAGAACAAAAAGAATTGTTCAGATTCCGGTTGGCGAAGGAATGCTGGGAAGAGTTGTCAATGCTATTGGTGAGCCTATTGATGGAAAAGGCCCGATTGCTGCTTCTGAATATAAGGTTGTCGATGTAAAAGCTCCTGGCATAGTTAAACGACAACCTGTTAAAGAACCTCTTCAGACCGGTTTGAAATCTATCGATGCAATGACGCCGGTTGGGAGAGGTCAGCGCGAATTAATCATTGGTGACCGTCAGACAGGAAAAACTGCCGTTGCTATAGATACGATCATCAATCAAAAAGGTAATGGTGTTATTTGTATATATGTTGCAACAGGGCAGAAACAGTCAACTGTTGCTCAGGTTGTGGGAACATTGGAGCAGTATGGCGCAATGGATTACACAATTGTCGTCGCAGCTACTGCATCTGATCCTGCCCCTCTTCAGTACATATCTCCTTATTCAGGCGCTGCAATTGGAGAATTTTACAGGGATAAGGGTCAACATGCATTGTGTATATATGATGACCTTACAAAACAGGCACAGGCATACAGACAGCTTTCATTGCTTTTGAGAAGACCGCCAGGACGAGAAGCTTTTCCTGGAGATGTTTTCTATCTTCACTCGAGGCTCCTTGAAAGGGCTGCTAAATTGAGTGAAGACATGGGTGGAGGATCACTTACGGCATTGCCGATAGTCGAGACTCAGGCAGGCGACGTGTCTGCATATATTCCAACCAACGTTATTTCAATTACGGATGGTCAGATATTCCTTGATACTGACTTGTTTTATTCAGGATTCAGGCCTGCAATTAACGTCGGTATTTCTGTCTCGCGCGTTGGTGGTAATGCTCAGATCAAGGCAATGAAAAAGGTCGCCGGTTCTCTTCGAATAGATCTGGCACAATATCGTGAGCTGGCAGCTTTCGCCCAGTTCGGATCCGATCTTGATAAAGCAACTCAAGCGCAGCTTAACAGGGGCGCACGCCTTATGGAAATGCTTAAACAGCCCCAATATAAGCCATTAGCCGCAGAAAAACAGGTTGCGATAATTTATGCCGGAACGAATGGGCATCTGGATGAGTATCCTATTGACGCGATTAATTCTTTTGAGGAACAGTATCTTGAATTCCTTGAGAATAAACATCCAAAAATATTGAAAACGATAAGAGAAACAGGACAGATGGATTCTGAAACTGAGAAACTCCTAAAGGATGCTATTGCTGAATTCAAGAAAGTATTTACAGTAACGGCTGAAGGATAA
- the atpH gene encoding ATP synthase F1 subunit delta translates to MKSDVLARRYAKALYDLGIEENVGQKFLADLHAVVGLIKESEELKSIMESPLYDIGLKKKILGTLLQNTDISKYIESFINILLEKDRFHQLSDVLESYHDIINEVGGKATANVISAVELTEAQQKRISEVFSRLSKKEIHIETTIDPSIIGGLIVDVEGMVYDGSIKHNLIKFKESLKGEM, encoded by the coding sequence TTGAAGAGCGATGTTTTAGCAAGAAGATATGCCAAGGCTCTGTATGATCTTGGTATCGAGGAAAACGTTGGCCAGAAATTTCTTGCTGACCTTCATGCAGTTGTCGGGCTTATAAAAGAAAGTGAAGAGCTAAAATCAATAATGGAAAGTCCGCTTTATGACATTGGTCTCAAAAAGAAAATTCTTGGAACCCTTCTTCAAAATACTGATATCTCAAAATATATTGAGAGCTTCATTAATATACTTCTTGAAAAAGACAGATTCCATCAACTTTCAGACGTACTTGAATCTTATCATGACATAATTAATGAAGTTGGTGGAAAAGCAACAGCAAATGTTATCAGTGCGGTAGAATTAACAGAAGCCCAGCAAAAAAGAATTTCAGAAGTTTTTTCCAGGCTGTCAAAAAAAGAAATCCATATAGAGACAACAATAGATCCCTCAATTATTGGAGGTCTGATTGTAGATGTTGAGGGTATGGTCTATGATGGGAGCATAAAACACAACTTAATAAAATTTAAAGAGAGTCTAAAAGGGGAGATGTAG
- a CDS encoding ATP synthase F0 subunit B, with the protein MSFKQIKRILPILCGCMMFAVLLYASGGEGAHEGGHHGVQWMDLVKRTINFAALVFFLWYLLADKIKKYFSERRIEIGNLLEEVDKEKNDAEQKFILYEQKFKEIEKDINEITKTLIGEIENEKNKIIEEGKANSQRLIEQAKAAAEQEVINSRQNLRNYVVELAGSMAVSIVSKEMTDKDQERLVEEYINDVAREN; encoded by the coding sequence ATGAGTTTTAAACAAATAAAAAGAATACTCCCAATCTTATGCGGATGTATGATGTTTGCCGTTTTATTGTATGCATCAGGTGGTGAAGGTGCACATGAAGGAGGTCATCATGGAGTACAGTGGATGGACCTCGTAAAAAGAACAATAAACTTTGCTGCACTGGTGTTCTTCCTTTGGTATCTGCTGGCTGATAAAATAAAAAAGTATTTTAGCGAAAGAAGAATTGAAATTGGGAATCTTCTTGAAGAAGTAGATAAGGAAAAAAATGATGCTGAGCAGAAATTTATTTTATATGAGCAGAAATTTAAGGAAATTGAAAAAGATATTAACGAAATTACAAAGACATTAATTGGTGAAATTGAGAACGAGAAAAATAAGATTATTGAAGAGGGCAAGGCAAATTCTCAGAGATTAATTGAACAGGCTAAAGCTGCTGCCGAACAGGAAGTGATTAATTCTAGACAAAACTTACGAAATTATGTAGTCGAACTTGCCGGAAGCATGGCGGTTTCGATAGTTTCAAAAGAAATGACTGATAAAGATCAGGAAAGACTTGTTGAAGAATATATAAATGATGTAGCGAGGGAAAATTGA
- a CDS encoding ATP synthase F0 subunit B — MIEINWSMFLQMANFFLLIFILNIVLYKPLLKILDERDKKISETQQKTKDFQEETEKIINAYNERIQQAKIEAMTIKNNAKKEATEKANIIIEESRKEAERHLTEVKNQITKEIEAARRELEPELDKMAITIAEQVLGRKVA, encoded by the coding sequence TTGATAGAAATTAATTGGAGCATGTTTCTTCAGATGGCAAACTTTTTTCTCCTAATTTTTATCCTGAATATTGTTCTTTATAAACCCTTACTTAAAATATTAGATGAAAGAGATAAGAAAATTTCTGAAACACAACAGAAAACAAAAGATTTCCAAGAAGAAACAGAAAAAATAATTAATGCATATAATGAAAGAATACAACAGGCAAAGATTGAAGCAATGACAATAAAAAATAATGCCAAGAAAGAGGCCACTGAAAAAGCAAATATAATTATTGAAGAATCAAGGAAAGAAGCCGAGAGGCATCTCACGGAAGTAAAAAATCAGATCACCAAAGAAATTGAAGCCGCCAGAAGGGAACTTGAGCCTGAACTTGATAAAATGGCGATTACCATAGCAGAGCAAGTTTTAGGGAGGAAGGTGGCATGA
- a CDS encoding DUF4911 domain-containing protein encodes MIDKRNVAYIKYIFEGYDGMAIISTEDRSASTINILYSTTQQKQLKSIVKAMINEGVIKEVLKS; translated from the coding sequence ATGATAGATAAAAGAAATGTTGCGTATATAAAATATATTTTTGAAGGATATGATGGAATGGCAATTATAAGTACAGAAGACAGAAGCGCATCAACAATCAATATCCTGTATTCAACAACACAGCAGAAACAACTGAAAAGCATTGTTAAGGCAATGATTAATGAAGGAGTAATTAAGGAGGTCCTTAAATCATGA
- a CDS encoding CvpA family protein: MNILDIVVIIIMAYCIIRGLMLGLLNSISSFVAIVAGVILAKRYYIVVSDFLRKITLPDLHGVLSYLLVFILFFIAIKLIFFLAKKIFSSTGLTTFDRILGVSLGFLKGILISGILITIVQVSMPPKSNIIIKSVLLPYYNKAMQTTGLVPKDFIKYYKNIREYY, translated from the coding sequence GTGAATATTCTCGATATTGTCGTAATCATCATTATGGCATATTGCATTATCAGAGGATTGATGCTCGGGCTCTTAAACAGCATATCTTCATTTGTTGCAATTGTAGCCGGTGTTATACTGGCAAAAAGATATTATATAGTTGTTTCGGATTTTCTCAGAAAGATTACATTACCCGACTTGCATGGCGTTTTATCCTATCTGCTGGTTTTCATATTATTTTTTATAGCAATCAAATTAATCTTCTTTCTGGCAAAAAAAATATTCTCATCTACTGGCCTGACGACTTTTGACAGAATTCTTGGTGTTTCTCTTGGCTTTTTAAAAGGCATTCTAATTTCTGGAATATTAATAACAATAGTCCAGGTATCCATGCCCCCCAAAAGCAATATAATCATCAAATCTGTATTATTGCCGTATTATAATAAAGCCATGCAAACTACCGGATTGGTACCAAAGGATTTTATTAAATATTATAAAAATATAAGAGAATATTATTGA
- a CDS encoding YihY/virulence factor BrkB family protein, whose translation MKISHSIMTVNAVWKGFRNGNGFLWTTTLTYTTLFALVPLFAIALSLFKLWGGFSIIQQSLLPIISDFLDPSQKIQVMQYIQSYVDNIKAGTLGTIGTFIFILASIPLFLGVDDAINSLWGKTDTRPAWLKFAICWSLTTLGPIAIVVILSVLSLIDRVFPELSIILKSVKVIMLIFIIFILFMIYKIVPNTRVKNKPAFIGSFISGILWIFSYNLYQVYMRHATYSFNIYGSLGAIPVFLLWIYINWLILLLGVQITKQIQYPNITGDMSSITPTDRFCAAVDIFKYIFLGMSKGVYYDESKLINILPFPPEVSSSTLSMLNSSGLLQTNGRILLPTKGMNEIMVIDMLHIFMGHIENEIIGKYSIDLATINQYSLKDLK comes from the coding sequence TTGAAGATAAGCCACTCAATAATGACTGTAAATGCCGTATGGAAAGGTTTCAGAAACGGCAATGGATTCTTGTGGACAACAACCTTGACATATACGACATTGTTTGCCCTTGTACCACTATTTGCAATCGCTTTGTCACTTTTCAAGTTGTGGGGAGGGTTCTCGATTATCCAGCAAAGTCTTTTACCAATAATCTCCGACTTCCTGGATCCTTCACAGAAAATTCAAGTAATGCAGTATATTCAGAGTTATGTTGACAATATAAAGGCAGGGACGCTGGGTACAATCGGCACATTTATATTTATACTTGCCTCAATTCCATTATTTCTTGGAGTTGATGATGCGATAAATTCGCTTTGGGGAAAGACAGACACAAGACCTGCTTGGCTTAAATTTGCGATCTGCTGGTCATTAACAACGCTCGGACCGATCGCAATAGTAGTCATACTAAGTGTTTTGTCATTGATTGACAGGGTTTTCCCGGAACTTTCAATTATCCTGAAATCGGTGAAGGTAATAATGTTAATATTCATAATATTTATTTTATTTATGATATACAAGATAGTTCCGAACACCAGGGTTAAAAACAAACCGGCTTTCATCGGTTCTTTTATCAGCGGGATTCTATGGATATTTTCATACAATCTTTATCAGGTATACATGAGACATGCCACATATTCTTTCAATATATACGGTTCTTTGGGAGCAATACCGGTTTTTCTTTTATGGATTTATATCAACTGGCTCATCCTTCTCCTGGGTGTACAAATAACAAAACAAATACAGTACCCCAATATCACAGGTGACATGTCTTCAATAACACCCACCGACAGATTCTGTGCGGCAGTCGATATTTTCAAATATATATTCTTAGGTATGTCCAAGGGTGTGTACTATGATGAAAGCAAATTAATTAATATATTGCCATTTCCTCCTGAGGTATCATCATCAACATTATCGATGTTAAATTCCTCAGGGCTTCTGCAGACAAACGGCAGGATACTTCTACCAACCAAGGGCATGAATGAAATAATGGTAATCGATATGCTCCATATTTTTATGGGACATATCGAAAATGAAATAATAGGAAAGTATTCAATTGATCTTGCAACTATAAACCAATATTCTCTCAAGGACCTCAAGTAG
- a CDS encoding FYDLN acid domain-containing protein produces MAELGKRYKCYKCNCKFYDLNKPNPVCPRCGEDQTNEENKKILKRKRKRSLGKGRSDVRPDIDGVDIFRDGEEDVEEYTLDVEDMILEENAEVIEEEKEMADDE; encoded by the coding sequence GTGGCAGAGCTCGGCAAGAGATACAAATGCTATAAATGCAACTGTAAATTTTATGATTTAAATAAACCGAATCCGGTATGTCCCCGATGCGGTGAAGATCAGACAAATGAGGAAAATAAGAAGATACTCAAACGCAAGAGAAAGCGCTCACTTGGAAAAGGGCGGTCAGATGTCAGACCAGATATTGATGGAGTCGATATCTTCAGGGATGGAGAGGAAGATGTTGAGGAATACACCCTTGACGTTGAAGACATGATTCTTGAAGAGAATGCAGAGGTTATAGAAGAAGAGAAAGAAATGGCTGATGATGAATAG
- a CDS encoding SDR family oxidoreductase produces MINFSLKDKVALITGASRGIGEEIALTLAQFGAHCILVSRKAEALAPVKDRISSSGGAADIIACHVGDLNQIEILFSEIKSRFGRLDILVNNAATNPYFGDMLGADAGIWDKTFDVNLKGPFFITQKAIKLMIETNTKGSIVNISSVNGIKPAPFQGIYSITKAGLIAMTKSFAKEFASKGIRVNAVLPGLTETKFSKAIMDNDSIYDFAVKQIPMGRHASPSEISGAVLYLASEASSFTTGSLIVCDGGMLA; encoded by the coding sequence ATGATAAATTTTTCATTGAAAGATAAAGTTGCACTGATCACCGGCGCCAGCAGGGGGATTGGAGAAGAGATCGCGTTGACACTTGCACAGTTCGGAGCACACTGTATACTGGTAAGCAGAAAGGCGGAAGCCCTTGCACCAGTAAAAGATAGAATATCTTCGTCAGGAGGCGCAGCAGACATTATAGCCTGTCATGTAGGTGACTTGAATCAGATAGAGATCCTCTTCTCGGAAATAAAATCCAGATTCGGGCGTCTCGACATCCTTGTAAACAACGCTGCCACCAACCCTTATTTCGGGGATATGCTCGGGGCAGATGCTGGCATATGGGACAAAACCTTTGATGTTAATCTGAAGGGACCTTTTTTCATTACCCAGAAGGCAATAAAACTTATGATAGAAACAAATACAAAAGGTTCCATTGTCAACATATCTTCTGTCAATGGAATCAAACCAGCCCCTTTCCAGGGAATCTATTCGATTACAAAGGCAGGACTCATCGCCATGACAAAATCGTTTGCAAAGGAATTTGCCAGCAAGGGAATACGGGTTAACGCTGTTCTTCCCGGTCTTACCGAAACCAAATTCTCAAAAGCAATTATGGACAATGATTCAATATATGATTTTGCCGTGAAGCAGATTCCGATGGGAAGACATGCAAGTCCTTCCGAAATCTCCGGGGCAGTATTATATTTGGCGTCCGAAGCCTCAAGCTTTACAACGGGTTCATTGATTGTCTGTGATGGCGGAATGCTTGCCTGA
- a CDS encoding 6-phosphofructo-2-kinase/fructose-2,6-bisphosphatase: MNIKDEKLYIVMVGLPGRGKSTIALRLQEMFNNDNMATRIFNNGSLRRKYKNLKNSYSAEFYHPQNIEGVELRKMFAQINMERARDFLSNKGQIAILDATNVSRERREMIECFLTDHPVLFIECINDDEDIVNLGIIEKTKSKEFEKLSQKEAFHNLMKRIEYYKMIYASLESERNIIKIDSLRNRIIKEKVIDTIPHHSRIRDFLVTDMVKNLFLIRHTETFFNVSDRIGGDPSLTPKGEEQAKSLAAFFMNNKISYIFTSNKKRTIQTAQPICEKQQNCTIIPLKEFNEIDGGICEGMSYNEIRIKRPDIYLAREADKFNYVYPEGEGYVTMKERIEIGIKKAFFLNRNSNNIMIVGHRAVNRMILSHFLYRRMEDVPYIYVPQDKFYHIIATQDKKLFQLKKYTK, encoded by the coding sequence ATGAACATCAAAGATGAAAAATTGTATATAGTTATGGTCGGTCTTCCCGGCAGGGGAAAATCGACTATAGCTCTCAGGCTTCAGGAAATGTTCAACAACGATAATATGGCAACCAGGATTTTCAATAATGGAAGCCTCAGGAGGAAATACAAGAACCTGAAGAATTCATATTCAGCAGAATTTTACCACCCTCAGAATATCGAAGGTGTGGAACTCAGGAAAATGTTCGCTCAGATAAACATGGAAAGAGCCAGGGACTTTCTTTCAAACAAAGGCCAGATAGCGATTCTCGATGCAACGAATGTCAGCAGGGAAAGAAGAGAGATGATCGAGTGCTTCCTTACGGATCATCCTGTTCTCTTCATCGAATGCATCAATGATGATGAGGATATTGTCAATCTCGGAATCATAGAGAAAACAAAATCAAAAGAATTTGAAAAGCTTTCCCAGAAGGAGGCCTTTCATAATCTGATGAAGAGAATCGAGTATTACAAAATGATATATGCCTCGCTTGAATCGGAGAGAAATATCATAAAGATCGACTCACTTCGCAACCGTATAATCAAGGAAAAAGTAATCGATACAATACCGCATCATTCCCGCATCCGGGATTTCCTTGTAACTGATATGGTGAAGAACCTCTTCCTGATAAGACACACTGAAACCTTCTTCAACGTATCGGACCGTATCGGCGGTGATCCTTCTCTTACGCCTAAAGGAGAGGAACAGGCAAAATCCCTGGCCGCCTTTTTCATGAACAACAAAATATCTTATATTTTTACAAGCAATAAAAAAAGAACGATTCAGACTGCACAGCCGATATGCGAAAAACAACAGAACTGCACTATCATCCCGTTAAAGGAGTTTAATGAGATAGACGGCGGAATATGTGAAGGAATGAGCTATAACGAAATAAGGATAAAGAGGCCTGATATCTACCTCGCGAGAGAGGCTGACAAATTCAATTATGTCTATCCCGAGGGAGAAGGCTATGTCACAATGAAAGAACGCATTGAAATAGGAATAAAGAAAGCTTTTTTTCTTAACAGAAACTCAAACAATATAATGATTGTAGGACACAGGGCCGTGAATCGCATGATACTCTCTCATTTTCTCTATCGCAGGATGGAGGATGTACCATATATCTATGTGCCGCAGGACAAGTTCTATCATATTATTGCAACACAGGATAAAAAGCTTTTTCAGCTGAAAAAGTATACCAAGTGA
- a CDS encoding M48 family metallopeptidase — MQKSVIYIPIFIICVFLNGCATAPITGRSQLLLVPESDEIALGLKSYQEVLAKAKISRDQQVNAQVKRVGTRIASVADREDYSWEFTVIDDPKTANAFALPGGKVAVFTGILPYTKDDNGLAFVLAHEVGHAIARHGGERMSEQLLIQLGQQGLNLAIADKSPQAIQAINLGYGLGTTVGVTLPFSRAQELEADYIGIILMAKAGYDPREAPKFFERMTSGQSKKTIEFLSTHPADDRRIQNLKNLIPQALPYYKQ; from the coding sequence ATGCAAAAATCAGTCATATATATTCCAATATTTATCATTTGCGTATTTCTGAACGGTTGTGCAACTGCTCCGATAACCGGACGTTCCCAGCTCCTGCTGGTGCCGGAAAGTGATGAAATTGCACTGGGACTCAAGTCCTACCAGGAAGTACTCGCCAAAGCCAAGATATCCCGTGATCAGCAAGTCAATGCCCAGGTCAAGCGAGTAGGAACACGCATAGCCAGTGTAGCAGACCGCGAAGACTACAGCTGGGAATTTACTGTTATCGACGATCCTAAAACAGCAAATGCATTCGCCCTTCCAGGTGGTAAAGTTGCTGTCTTCACAGGTATTTTACCCTACACAAAAGACGATAACGGCCTGGCATTTGTTTTGGCCCATGAGGTAGGTCACGCCATAGCACGGCATGGAGGAGAACGGATGAGCGAACAGCTTCTCATCCAGCTCGGACAGCAAGGTCTCAATCTTGCGATTGCAGATAAAAGCCCGCAGGCCATCCAGGCCATTAATCTGGGTTACGGTCTGGGTACTACTGTCGGTGTGACATTGCCGTTCTCTCGAGCCCAGGAACTAGAAGCCGACTACATAGGCATCATTCTTATGGCCAAGGCCGGGTATGATCCCCGTGAAGCGCCAAAATTCTTCGAACGCATGACATCAGGGCAATCAAAGAAAACTATTGAATTTCTATCTACCCACCCGGCGGATGATCGGCGTATACAAAATCTCAAAAACCTTATACCCCAGGCTCTGCCTTATTATAAACAGTAA
- a CDS encoding flavin reductase yields MKNCDPIISSETLINRIKKGAFLTVKASDLMNTMTIGWALVGHIWRRNVFMVAVRNSRHTFSIIEKAADFTVSLPEADMKDAIMFCGSHSGRDIDKFKACNLTPVAAQQTISPVLQIPGLHLECRICFKAPMDPVYLDPAFDDLYPAKDYHTLYFGDIVACYETDTF; encoded by the coding sequence ATGAAAAATTGTGATCCCATCATCAGTTCCGAGACTCTGATAAACCGGATAAAAAAAGGTGCCTTCCTGACAGTAAAGGCTTCTGATTTGATGAATACCATGACAATCGGATGGGCCCTTGTCGGACACATATGGCGACGGAACGTCTTCATGGTTGCTGTACGCAACTCCAGGCACACCTTTTCCATCATTGAAAAGGCTGCAGATTTCACAGTCAGCTTACCTGAAGCCGACATGAAAGATGCCATAATGTTCTGCGGCTCCCATTCAGGACGGGACATTGACAAATTCAAGGCATGCAACCTTACCCCGGTGGCTGCCCAGCAGACAATTTCTCCTGTTCTTCAGATTCCAGGCCTGCATCTGGAATGCAGGATATGCTTCAAGGCACCTATGGATCCGGTTTATCTGGATCCTGCGTTTGATGACCTGTATCCGGCAAAGGACTACCATACCCTTTATTTCGGTGACATTGTCGCCTGTTACGAAACAGATACATTTTAA